From one Eleginops maclovinus isolate JMC-PN-2008 ecotype Puerto Natales chromosome 7, JC_Emac_rtc_rv5, whole genome shotgun sequence genomic stretch:
- the poglut2 gene encoding protein O-glucosyltransferase 2, whose protein sequence is MSLRIFSCLLLLFCLDFFRHEVLLGAQADSVPSAAQTLVWGPGLETDVVLPARFFFIQAVDSSGRNLTTSPGEKTFEVKIESPAEQFTRIWIQVLDRHDGSFLVRYRMYATYTDLHINILLKNKHVAKSPFILKGQVYHEGCDCPELSGSVWEADMHCPESFSQIDKDLALYAIVDPDRNADEIPKRFGQRQSLCHYTVKDNKVYVRTYGEHVGFRIFMDAILLSITRKVRLPDLEFFVNLGDWPLEKRKPSEMIHPIFSWCGSNNTRDIVMPTYDLTESVLETMGRVSLDMLSVQANTGPPWPEKNATAFWRGRDSRQERLELVKLSRAHPDAINAAFTNFFFFKHDESLYGPLVKHVSFFDFFKYKYQINIDGTVAAYRLPYLLAGDSVVLKQDSGYYEHFYNRLHPWEHYIPVRADLGDLLEKIQWAREHDEEAKKIALAGQQFARNNLMGNSIFCYYYKLYKGYAKRQVTEPKVREGMELVEQPSDDLFPCSCHRTRAKDEL, encoded by the exons ATGTCTCTGCGGATATTTTCgtgtttgctgctgctcttctgtcTGGATTTCTTCAGACATGAAGTCCTCCTCGGGGCTCAGGCAGACTCGGTGCCCAGTGCAGCCCAAACTTTAGTGTGGGGACCCGGGCTCGAGACGGACGTCGTCCTCCCAGCGCGGTTCTTCTTCATACAGGCGGTGGACAGCTCGGGCAGAAA TTTAACAACATCACCTGGTGAGAAGACCTTTGAAGTGAAGATCGAGTCTCCGGCGGAGCAGTTCACCAGGATCTGGATCCAGGTCCTGGATCGTCACGATGGCTCCTTCCTGGTCCGCTACAGAATGTATGCCACCTACACAGACCTTCACATCAACATCCTGCTCAAGAACAAACATGTGGCCAAGTCACCGTTCATTCTCAAAG gCCAAGTCTACCATGAGGGCTGTGACTGTCCCGAGCTCAGTGGCTCTGTATGGGAGGCAGACATGCACTGTCCTGAGTCCTTCTCTCAGATAGACAAGGACCTGGCCCTCTATGCTATTGTGGACCCTGATCGGAACGCGGATGAGATCCCAAAGCGatttggacagagacaaagcCTCTGCCACTACACTGTCAAAGACAACAAG GTCTACGTACGAACGTATGGAGAGCATGTGGGTTTCAGAATCTTTATGGATGCCATCCTCCTGTCAATCACCAGAAAG GTGCGGCTGCCTGATCTGGAGTTCTTCGTTAACCTGGGTGACTGGCCGTTGGAGAAGAGGAAACCCAGTGAGATGATTCACCCCATCTTTTCCTGGTGTGGCTCCAATAACACCAGAGATATTGTCATGCCGACGTATGATCTGACAGAGTCGGTGCTCGAGACCATGGGAAG AGTGAGTCTGGACATGTTGTCGGTGCAGGCAAACACAGGGCCCCCATGGCCGGAGAAGAACGCCACGGCCTTCTGGAGGGGCCGGGACAGTCGGCAGGAGCGTTTGGAGCTGGTCAAACTTTCCAGAGCTCACCCCGACGCCATCAACGCTGCCTTCAccaacttcttcttcttcaaacaTGACGAGAGCCTCTACGGGCCTCTGGTCAAACACGTGTCCTTCTTTGACTTTTTCAAG TACAAGTACCAGATAAACATTGACGGCACTGTGGCAGCATATCGGCTGCCTTACCTTCTGGCAGGAGACAGTGTGGTCCTGAAGCAGGATTCTGGCTACTACGAGCACTTCTACAACAGGCTCCATCCGTGGGAGCACTACATCCCAGTCAGGGCGGACCTCGGAGACCTGCTGGAGAAGATCCAGTGGGCTCGTGAGCACGATGAAGAG GCTAAGAAAATTGCACTGGCGGGTCAGCAGTTTGCCCGCAATAATCTGATGGGAAACAGCATATTTTGTTACTACTACAAACTTTACAAG GGGTATGCCAAACGCCAGGTCACAGAGCCCAAGGTTCGTGAAGGCATGGAGCTCGTAGAGCAGCCCAGTGACGACCTGTTTCCATGTTCCTGCCACAGGACCAGG gcgAAGGATGAACTATAA
- the tex30 gene encoding testis-expressed protein 30 isoform X1, translated as MDTFEEETLKVPFGTKHLDAALCFPASVTDVHTAVILTHGAGGDMNFKHLVSLAHAFASDGFICLRFTCKGLNLGYRVKAYRAVLDYLKSQQKFTIKHIFVGGRSMGCRAAAALARQLSDESEDAMQGVICLSFPLHPPGQTHVHQQRSEDLRSLPEHMSVLCVSGTEDNMCDRVLFEGMVKEMKAQVEVFWLKGGSHGLTVKGRQEESVLAEVNLQVITWMNKQAA; from the exons ATGGATACATTTGAAGAG GAAACACTGAAGGTGCCATTTGGGACAAAGCACCTGGATGCTGCCTTGTGTTTCCCTGCCTCAGTAACAGATGTTCACACTGCTGTCATTCTCACACATGGGGCTGGTGGTGACATGAACTTCAAACATCTGGTTTCTCTGGCACATGCCTTTGCTTCAGATGGTTTCATTTGTCTCCGTTTCACATGCAAAGGTTTAAACCTCGGTTATAGAGTGAAGGCTTACCGTGCTGTGTTG GATTACCTGAAATCTCAACAGAAGTTTaccataaagcacatttttgttggag GCAGGTCGATGGGATGTCGTGCTGCTGCAGCTTTGGCTAGGCAGCTGAGTGATGAATCCGAGGATGCGATGCAGGGTGTCATCTGCCTGTCTTTTCCCCTGCACCCTCCGGGACAGACGCATGTCCATCAGCAACGGAGCGAAGATCTCAGAAGCCTCCCTGAACACAtgtctgtgctgtgtgtgtcaggcaCTGAGGACAACATGTGTGACAGG GTCCTTTTTGAAGGGATGGTTAAAGAAATGAAAGCTCAAGTGGAGGTTTTCTGGCTGAAAGGAGGCAGCCATGGCCTGACAGTTAAGGGAAGGCAGGAGGAGTCTGTGTTAGCGGAAGTGAATCTTCAAGTCATCACTTGGATGAATAAGCAGGCAGCATAA
- the tex30 gene encoding testis-expressed protein 30 isoform X2 — translation MNFKHLVSLAHAFASDGFICLRFTCKGLNLGYRVKAYRAVLDYLKSQQKFTIKHIFVGGRSMGCRAAAALARQLSDESEDAMQGVICLSFPLHPPGQTHVHQQRSEDLRSLPEHMSVLCVSGTEDNMCDRVLFEGMVKEMKAQVEVFWLKGGSHGLTVKGRQEESVLAEVNLQVITWMNKQAA, via the exons ATGAACTTCAAACATCTGGTTTCTCTGGCACATGCCTTTGCTTCAGATGGTTTCATTTGTCTCCGTTTCACATGCAAAGGTTTAAACCTCGGTTATAGAGTGAAGGCTTACCGTGCTGTGTTG GATTACCTGAAATCTCAACAGAAGTTTaccataaagcacatttttgttggag GCAGGTCGATGGGATGTCGTGCTGCTGCAGCTTTGGCTAGGCAGCTGAGTGATGAATCCGAGGATGCGATGCAGGGTGTCATCTGCCTGTCTTTTCCCCTGCACCCTCCGGGACAGACGCATGTCCATCAGCAACGGAGCGAAGATCTCAGAAGCCTCCCTGAACACAtgtctgtgctgtgtgtgtcaggcaCTGAGGACAACATGTGTGACAGG GTCCTTTTTGAAGGGATGGTTAAAGAAATGAAAGCTCAAGTGGAGGTTTTCTGGCTGAAAGGAGGCAGCCATGGCCTGACAGTTAAGGGAAGGCAGGAGGAGTCTGTGTTAGCGGAAGTGAATCTTCAAGTCATCACTTGGATGAATAAGCAGGCAGCATAA
- the nepro gene encoding nucleolus and neural progenitor protein isoform X2 has translation MAGEPWNRVNIAFPGAVSSVRVHFNSTTDASVKALLVENEKVLKLLRSEMLQTEVRVLYELLYILNNSYRGNKTFKGLKQVEQCINRLKNMKLDVALQDLTELCPNRIQRRLSVNAGECEVPSQPMLEWLCLKVLGAAKLMSCTLSRCSRTFSLTKQQMKWEEFIILNMVITSMLSRLWVISRGILVSLTTLYKQLLDLLRHIANAQPMPYLTEFSLPADMVQFLGPSDALLLTKELAKATESKKKKEQLKRETSSIKVKNKGVAWKVKEDVGVTVERAIGLDAGMKPFLKVFRDFSKKTHQADQKQKFKKQVRGAATFTDMASHLEEMIPWCESKKMEKEKRLLNFLHLKCQRLKCLEAAGYKVQRRLRTFRQEACWALSPQGSVPRSCRSCAATRRHNRLRTRFQSLRSQFKSSTLKTDVKKTQLKRQRKRTESSLTGLLVDDPKNRSICDSSPTLQTSGCDGEDDIDDIFASVGL, from the exons ATGGCAGGAGAACCGTGGAACAGGGTAAACATTGCCTTTCCCGGTGCTGTTTCTAGTGTTCGTGTACATTTCAACTCAACTACAG ATGCAAGTGTTAAAGCCCTGTTGGTGGAAAATGAGAAGGTGCTTAAGCTTCTTCGGAGTGAGATGCTTCAAACGGAGGTACGAGTTCTCTACGAGCTGCTGTACATCCTAAATAACAGCTACAGAGGCAACAAGACGTTCAAAGGCTTAAAACAG GTTGAACAATGCATAAACAGGCTGAAGAACATGAAGCTTGATGTTGCTCTACAGGACCTGACAGAGCTGTGTCCCAACAGAATTCAGAG AAGGCTGAGCGTCAACGCTGGTGAGTGTGAAGTCCCCAGTCAGCCCATGCTGGAGTGGCTCTGTCTTAAAGTGCTGGGAGCCGCAAAGCTGATGAGCTGCACGTTGAGTCGATGCAGTAGAACTTTCTC ACTAACAAAGCAGCAGATGAAATGGGAGGAGTTCATCATCTTGAATATGGTGATAACTAGCATGCTCAGTCGTCTCTG GGTAATCTCCCGAGGGATCCTGGTCAGCCTAACCACTCTGTACAAGCAGCTCCTGGATCTCCTCAGACATATAGCCAATGCCCAGCCCATGCCCTACCTCACAGAATTCTCCCTGCCAGCTGATATGGTTCAGTTCCTGGGTCCTTCTGATGCCTTATTACTGACCAAAGAGCTAGCAAAGGCCACAGaaagcaagaagaagaaggagcagCTGAAGAGAGAGACATCTTCTATTAAAGTCAAGAATAAGGGAGTGGCGTGGAAGGTTAAAGAAGATGTGGGTGTTACTGTTGAAAGAG ccaTAGGTCTGGATGCTGGCATGAAGCCTTTTCTCAAGGTGTTCAGGGACTTTTCCAAG aaaacacaccagGCCGACCAGAAACAAAAGTTCAAGAAACAAGTGAGAGGGGCTGCTACTTTCACAGACATGGCGTCTCATCTAGAAGAAATGATCCCATGGTGTGAATCCAAGAAGATGGAAAAGGAAAAGCGTCTATTAAACTTCCTGCATCTAAAGTGCCAAAGATTGAAATGCCTAGAGGCAGCCGGTTACAA GGTCCAGAGGAGGTTGCGGACTTTCAGACAGGAAGCTTGCTGGGCTTTATCTCCACAAGGGTCAGTGCCTAGAAGCTGTCGATCTTGTGCTGCAACGCGGAGACACAACCGCCTGAGAACCCGTTTTCAGTCTCTCAGGAGTCAGTTTAAGTCTTCCACATTGAAAACTGATGTGAAGAAGACACAGCTTAAAAGACAAAGGAAGAGGACGGAGTCATCACTGACAGGACTGTTAGTGGACGACCCAAAAAACAGGAGTATTTGCGATTCGTCCCCCACATTACAGACCAGCGGCTGTGACGGTGAGGATGACATCGATGACATATTTGCCTCTGTAGGTTTGTGA
- the nepro gene encoding nucleolus and neural progenitor protein isoform X1 encodes MAGEPWNRVNIAFPGAVSSVRVHFNSTTDASVKALLVENEKVLKLLRSEMLQTEVRVLYELLYILNNSYRGNKTFKGLKQVEQCINRLKNMKLDVALQDLTELCPNRIQRRLSVNAGECEVPSQPMLEWLCLKVLGAAKLMSCTLSRCSRTFSLTKQQMKWEEFIILNMVITSMLSRLWVISRGILVSLTTLYKQLLDLLRHIANAQPMPYLTEFSLPADMVQFLGPSDALLLTKELAKATESKKKKEQLKRETSSIKVKNKGVAWKVKEDVGVTVERAIGLDAGMKPFLKVFRDFSKNKSFPQKTHQADQKQKFKKQVRGAATFTDMASHLEEMIPWCESKKMEKEKRLLNFLHLKCQRLKCLEAAGYKVQRRLRTFRQEACWALSPQGSVPRSCRSCAATRRHNRLRTRFQSLRSQFKSSTLKTDVKKTQLKRQRKRTESSLTGLLVDDPKNRSICDSSPTLQTSGCDGEDDIDDIFASVGL; translated from the exons ATGGCAGGAGAACCGTGGAACAGGGTAAACATTGCCTTTCCCGGTGCTGTTTCTAGTGTTCGTGTACATTTCAACTCAACTACAG ATGCAAGTGTTAAAGCCCTGTTGGTGGAAAATGAGAAGGTGCTTAAGCTTCTTCGGAGTGAGATGCTTCAAACGGAGGTACGAGTTCTCTACGAGCTGCTGTACATCCTAAATAACAGCTACAGAGGCAACAAGACGTTCAAAGGCTTAAAACAG GTTGAACAATGCATAAACAGGCTGAAGAACATGAAGCTTGATGTTGCTCTACAGGACCTGACAGAGCTGTGTCCCAACAGAATTCAGAG AAGGCTGAGCGTCAACGCTGGTGAGTGTGAAGTCCCCAGTCAGCCCATGCTGGAGTGGCTCTGTCTTAAAGTGCTGGGAGCCGCAAAGCTGATGAGCTGCACGTTGAGTCGATGCAGTAGAACTTTCTC ACTAACAAAGCAGCAGATGAAATGGGAGGAGTTCATCATCTTGAATATGGTGATAACTAGCATGCTCAGTCGTCTCTG GGTAATCTCCCGAGGGATCCTGGTCAGCCTAACCACTCTGTACAAGCAGCTCCTGGATCTCCTCAGACATATAGCCAATGCCCAGCCCATGCCCTACCTCACAGAATTCTCCCTGCCAGCTGATATGGTTCAGTTCCTGGGTCCTTCTGATGCCTTATTACTGACCAAAGAGCTAGCAAAGGCCACAGaaagcaagaagaagaaggagcagCTGAAGAGAGAGACATCTTCTATTAAAGTCAAGAATAAGGGAGTGGCGTGGAAGGTTAAAGAAGATGTGGGTGTTACTGTTGAAAGAG ccaTAGGTCTGGATGCTGGCATGAAGCCTTTTCTCAAGGTGTTCAGGGACTTTTCCAAG AACAAATCCTTCccacagaaaacacaccagGCCGACCAGAAACAAAAGTTCAAGAAACAAGTGAGAGGGGCTGCTACTTTCACAGACATGGCGTCTCATCTAGAAGAAATGATCCCATGGTGTGAATCCAAGAAGATGGAAAAGGAAAAGCGTCTATTAAACTTCCTGCATCTAAAGTGCCAAAGATTGAAATGCCTAGAGGCAGCCGGTTACAA GGTCCAGAGGAGGTTGCGGACTTTCAGACAGGAAGCTTGCTGGGCTTTATCTCCACAAGGGTCAGTGCCTAGAAGCTGTCGATCTTGTGCTGCAACGCGGAGACACAACCGCCTGAGAACCCGTTTTCAGTCTCTCAGGAGTCAGTTTAAGTCTTCCACATTGAAAACTGATGTGAAGAAGACACAGCTTAAAAGACAAAGGAAGAGGACGGAGTCATCACTGACAGGACTGTTAGTGGACGACCCAAAAAACAGGAGTATTTGCGATTCGTCCCCCACATTACAGACCAGCGGCTGTGACGGTGAGGATGACATCGATGACATATTTGCCTCTGTAGGTTTGTGA
- the nepro gene encoding nucleolus and neural progenitor protein isoform X3 has product MLQTEVRVLYELLYILNNSYRGNKTFKGLKQVEQCINRLKNMKLDVALQDLTELCPNRIQRRLSVNAGECEVPSQPMLEWLCLKVLGAAKLMSCTLSRCSRTFSLTKQQMKWEEFIILNMVITSMLSRLWVISRGILVSLTTLYKQLLDLLRHIANAQPMPYLTEFSLPADMVQFLGPSDALLLTKELAKATESKKKKEQLKRETSSIKVKNKGVAWKVKEDVGVTVERAIGLDAGMKPFLKVFRDFSKNKSFPQKTHQADQKQKFKKQVRGAATFTDMASHLEEMIPWCESKKMEKEKRLLNFLHLKCQRLKCLEAAGYKVQRRLRTFRQEACWALSPQGSVPRSCRSCAATRRHNRLRTRFQSLRSQFKSSTLKTDVKKTQLKRQRKRTESSLTGLLVDDPKNRSICDSSPTLQTSGCDGEDDIDDIFASVGL; this is encoded by the exons ATGCTTCAAACGGAGGTACGAGTTCTCTACGAGCTGCTGTACATCCTAAATAACAGCTACAGAGGCAACAAGACGTTCAAAGGCTTAAAACAG GTTGAACAATGCATAAACAGGCTGAAGAACATGAAGCTTGATGTTGCTCTACAGGACCTGACAGAGCTGTGTCCCAACAGAATTCAGAG AAGGCTGAGCGTCAACGCTGGTGAGTGTGAAGTCCCCAGTCAGCCCATGCTGGAGTGGCTCTGTCTTAAAGTGCTGGGAGCCGCAAAGCTGATGAGCTGCACGTTGAGTCGATGCAGTAGAACTTTCTC ACTAACAAAGCAGCAGATGAAATGGGAGGAGTTCATCATCTTGAATATGGTGATAACTAGCATGCTCAGTCGTCTCTG GGTAATCTCCCGAGGGATCCTGGTCAGCCTAACCACTCTGTACAAGCAGCTCCTGGATCTCCTCAGACATATAGCCAATGCCCAGCCCATGCCCTACCTCACAGAATTCTCCCTGCCAGCTGATATGGTTCAGTTCCTGGGTCCTTCTGATGCCTTATTACTGACCAAAGAGCTAGCAAAGGCCACAGaaagcaagaagaagaaggagcagCTGAAGAGAGAGACATCTTCTATTAAAGTCAAGAATAAGGGAGTGGCGTGGAAGGTTAAAGAAGATGTGGGTGTTACTGTTGAAAGAG ccaTAGGTCTGGATGCTGGCATGAAGCCTTTTCTCAAGGTGTTCAGGGACTTTTCCAAG AACAAATCCTTCccacagaaaacacaccagGCCGACCAGAAACAAAAGTTCAAGAAACAAGTGAGAGGGGCTGCTACTTTCACAGACATGGCGTCTCATCTAGAAGAAATGATCCCATGGTGTGAATCCAAGAAGATGGAAAAGGAAAAGCGTCTATTAAACTTCCTGCATCTAAAGTGCCAAAGATTGAAATGCCTAGAGGCAGCCGGTTACAA GGTCCAGAGGAGGTTGCGGACTTTCAGACAGGAAGCTTGCTGGGCTTTATCTCCACAAGGGTCAGTGCCTAGAAGCTGTCGATCTTGTGCTGCAACGCGGAGACACAACCGCCTGAGAACCCGTTTTCAGTCTCTCAGGAGTCAGTTTAAGTCTTCCACATTGAAAACTGATGTGAAGAAGACACAGCTTAAAAGACAAAGGAAGAGGACGGAGTCATCACTGACAGGACTGTTAGTGGACGACCCAAAAAACAGGAGTATTTGCGATTCGTCCCCCACATTACAGACCAGCGGCTGTGACGGTGAGGATGACATCGATGACATATTTGCCTCTGTAGGTTTGTGA
- the ralba gene encoding ras-related protein Ral-B, producing the protein MATGKGKNQSSLALHKVIMVGSGGVGKSALTLQFMYDEFVEDYEPTKADSYRKKVVLDGEEVQIDILDTAGQEDYAAIRDNYFRSGEGFLLVFSITEQESFSATVEFREQILRVKAEEDKIPLLVVGNKSDLEERRQVSVDEARGKAEEWGVQYVETSAKTRANVDKVFFDLMREVRGKKMSENKDKNGKGKNKKNKKSFKERCCLL; encoded by the exons ATGGCCACCGGTAAAGGTAAAAACCAGAGCTCTCTGGCGCTGCACAAGGTGATCATGGTGGGGAGCGGAGGCGTGGGGAAGTCGGCCCTCACCCTGCAGTTCATGTATGATGAG TTTGTCGAGGACTACGAGCCAACCAAGGCAGACAGCTACAGGAAGAAGGTGGTCCTGGATGGGGAGGAGGTCCAGATTGATATTCTGGACACAGCCGGCCAGGAGGACTACGCTGCCATCAGGGACAACTATTTCCGCAGCGGGGAGGGCTTCCTGCTGGTCTTCTCCATCACAGAGCAGGAGTCCTTCAGTGCCACGGTCGAGTTCAG GGAGCAGATCTTGCGGGTGAAGGCGGAGGAGGACAAGATCCCTCTTCTTGTGGTGGGGAACAAGTCCGACCTGGAGGAGCGAAGGCAGGTATCAGTGGACGAGGCCAGGGGGAAGGCCGAGGAGTGGGGCGTCCAGTACGTCGAGACATCAGCCAAAACCAGAGCCAACGTCGACAAG GTGTTCTTTGACCTGATGCGTGAAGTACGAGGCAAGAAAATGTcggaaaacaaagacaaaaacggCAAAGgaaagaacaagaagaacaagaagagcTTCAAGGAGAGATGCTGTTTACTCTGA